A single Macaca mulatta isolate MMU2019108-1 chromosome 15, T2T-MMU8v2.0, whole genome shotgun sequence DNA region contains:
- the LOC106993810 gene encoding uncharacterized protein LOC106993810: MVGKTAGVRSANRPPSPAGKLCGRVRSSHSGGASGGFGRRGTTEVRAGGAGPARPCEGGVAQSAASGTRGTRVPAAAAAAAAPAAAAPTAAAAARASRAGYINTRFHTPELTSAGPAQPARAGGASSEPAGDVGPGGGGGGRRPSSANRVRCTQRGALTRASPEPMAAQRRTGRPPSPVLSLPSPRSPRSPLPPRPLLRQPRPPGLGEELFLEEPRDGKTIQWEEAIRGDWH, from the coding sequence ATGGTGGGGAAAACAGCAGGAGTGCGCTCCGCCAATCGGCCACCCTCCCCGGCGGGCAAACTCTGCGGGCGAGTCCGGAGTAGTCACAGCGGTGGGGCTAGCGGGGGTTTTGGTCGCCGCGGGACGACGGAGGTCCGGGCTGGTGGCGCGGGTCCCGCCCGGCCGTGCGAGGGTGGGGTGGCGCAGTCGGCTGCCTCCGGGACGCGGGGCACAAGAGTAcccgccgctgctgctgctgctgctgctcctgcagcCGCCGctcccaccgccgccgccgccgcccgcgcctCTCGCGCCGGTTACATTAACACGCGGTTTCACACTCCGGAGCTAACCAGCGCCGGCCCCGCCCAGCCCGCTCGGGCGGGGGGCGCGAGCTCCGAGCCGGCGGGGGACGtgggcccaggaggtgggggggggggcaggAGGCCCTCATCAGCCAATCGCGTGCGCTGCACCCAACGTGGGGCGCTGACGCGCGCCTCCCCGGAGCCTATGGCAGCGCAGCGCCGGACGGGCCGTCCTCCCTCCCCCGTCCTCTCGCTTCCTTCTCCGCGGTCTCCTCGGTCTCCCCTCCCACCCCGGCCCCTCCTCCGCCAGCCGCGTCCTCCCGGGCTTGGTGAGGAACTGTTCCTGGAGGAGCCGCGGGACGGCAAAACCATCCAATGGGAAGAGGCGATTCGCGGAGATTGGCACTGA